In Palaemon carinicauda isolate YSFRI2023 chromosome 18, ASM3689809v2, whole genome shotgun sequence, a genomic segment contains:
- the LOC137657248 gene encoding neuromodulin-like, giving the protein MKLDKQISNEKMAENRDDDDESGTTTTPAPRAADKETKEQMNERLAGTSKGGAAPNDLPDAPDNKNPPITDEGGKDGAAPDSAGDGGDLEGVPEQPQEDENTTNTGDEDNNKLSEELSEKEEEEKGLEDVDEPEKVEQELDENAQKESSESIHDPESKVQIVNLETIREGEVLEIPPDSVSPSALKINASKPRFYFDDNTKQHIPIKREGSVKTTEDEQRQHWMEHLSEVMNRRYEGNNLIAIPEAEEDLEVPMNEFSVFEVEAMIRKLK; this is encoded by the exons ATGAAACTCGACAAACAGATCTCAAATGAGAAAATGGCCGAAAACAGAGACGACGACGACGAGTCGGGTACGACCACCACCCCAGCTCCCAGAGCGGCTGACAAGGAGACCAAGGAACAGATGAACGAGAGATTAGCTGGTACCAGCAAGGGAGGCGCCGCTCCCAATGATTTACCTGATGCCCCGGACAATAAGAACCCTCCAATTACAGACGAAGGGGGCAAAGATGGTGCTGCCCCCGATTCGGCCGGGGATGGTGGCGACTTGGAAGGCGTCCCCGAACAGCCTCAGGAGGACGAAAATACTACCAATACCggagatgaggataataataaactCTCGGAGGAACTGagcgagaaggaggaggaggagaaagggctGGAAGACGTGGACGAGCCCGAAAAGGTCGAGCAGGAGCTGGATGAGAACGCGCAGAAGGAGAGCAGCGAGAGCATTCACGACCCCGAGTCCAAGGTGCAGATTGTCAACCTGGAAACCATCCGGGAGGGGGAGGTTCTCGAGATCCCTCCGGACAGCGTCTCTCCCTCCGCATTGAAGATCAACGCCTCCAAGCCTCGCTTCTACTTTGACGACAATACC aagcagcatatacccatcaagagAGAAGGGTCTGTTAAAACCACAGAAGATGAacaaaggcaacattggatggaacacttgagtgaggtcatgaataggagatatgaagggaataatttgattgctatacctgaagctgaggaagatctggaagtgcccatgaatgaattcagtgtgtttgaagtcgaagctatgatTAGAAAACTAAagtga